From a single Silene latifolia isolate original U9 population chromosome 6, ASM4854445v1, whole genome shotgun sequence genomic region:
- the LOC141585982 gene encoding uncharacterized protein LOC141585982, which yields MGDDEERVCCMCGDVGFPDKLFQCSRCFFRLQHSYCSNYYYGNESSSSTLCDWCLSEGRNSSSTTNNTHSNKPLIKIKSSSSLDNIRSEYGSGERINKHNEDRNVASPGERGSHNNNNTNSVARNSGIPSPRTGTHRRYKLLKDVMC from the exons atgggagATGATGAAGAAAGAGTATGTTGCATGTGTGGTGATGTTGGCTTTCCTGATAAACTCTTTCAATGTTCCCGTTGTTTCTTCCGTTTGCAGCACTC GTATTGTAGCAACTACTATTATGGAAAtgaatcatcatcatcaacattatGTGATTGGTGTCTAAGTGAAGGAAGAAACTCATCTTCAACAACTAATAACACCCACTCTAATAAGCCTCTCATCAAGATCAAATCATCGTCATCATTGGATAATATTCGGTCCGAGTATGGTTCAGGCGAAAGGATTAATAAGCATAATGAAGATCGTAATGTTGCATCTCCCGGTGAACGTGGAagtcacaataataataatactaatagtgTTGCTAGGAATTCCGGGATTCCGTCTCCACGTACCGGAACTCATCGTCGTTATAAACTTCTTAAGGATGTTATGTGTTGA